A single window of uncultured Pseudodesulfovibrio sp. DNA harbors:
- a CDS encoding cyclic nucleotide-binding domain-containing protein, which produces MKEIPFDPNDKETLTRLRQMPVFGAMAEDRLPKVLGMATLRRYERDETIIREGDTDQAVYFLIMGSCTVAIEGVKVNSINKIGDLFGEMGIIDQKPRSATVRAEKPVLCLVLDSNFMERLEGVDKLAAEALFYRIFSEMLSARIRDANGRILYLEEKLEECSMNYS; this is translated from the coding sequence ATGAAAGAAATCCCCTTTGATCCAAACGATAAGGAAACACTGACAAGGCTGCGACAAATGCCTGTCTTTGGAGCCATGGCCGAAGACCGTTTGCCCAAGGTTCTCGGGATGGCAACTTTGCGCCGCTATGAAAGAGATGAAACCATTATCCGGGAAGGGGACACAGATCAGGCGGTATATTTCCTCATAATGGGCAGCTGTACCGTTGCCATCGAAGGAGTGAAGGTTAATTCCATCAATAAAATCGGCGATCTCTTCGGCGAAATGGGCATCATTGACCAAAAACCTCGCTCTGCAACCGTTAGGGCGGAGAAGCCTGTGCTCTGCTTAGTACTGGACAGCAATTTCATGGAACGCCTTGAAGGTGTGGACAAACTGGCGGCTGAAGCACTCTTCTATCGCATATTTTCCGAGATGCTGTCCGCTCGCATCCGAGACGCCAATGGCCGCATACTCTATCTGGAAGAAAAATTGGAAGAATGCTCCATGAACTACTCCTGA
- a CDS encoding cyclic nucleotide-binding domain-containing protein produces the protein MREVPFDPDNDDIMERLKSVPAFDNLPENHIREAMRAASIRRYEANETIIQEGEFDNQVFFLIFGRLSISVQGTEVGQLKRLGDVFGEMGIIDGSPRSATITTKKTSLVISMDDTAIGSLGETSKIFTQAVMYRVFAEVLAVRLRDANQKIADMQAELDAAKE, from the coding sequence ATGCGCGAAGTACCCTTTGATCCAGATAATGACGACATCATGGAACGATTGAAAAGCGTTCCGGCCTTTGACAACCTCCCTGAAAACCATATCCGCGAAGCCATGCGTGCGGCTTCCATTCGCCGATATGAGGCCAATGAAACCATCATTCAGGAAGGGGAATTCGACAATCAAGTTTTCTTCCTGATCTTCGGGCGTCTTTCAATTTCCGTGCAAGGTACCGAAGTCGGTCAATTGAAACGACTGGGCGATGTGTTCGGTGAAATGGGCATCATCGACGGCAGCCCAAGATCGGCAACAATCACCACAAAAAAAACTTCACTGGTCATAAGTATGGACGACACGGCCATTGGTTCATTGGGCGAGACCAGTAAAATTTTCACTCAGGCAGTCATGTACCGAGTCTTCGCCGAAGTACTTGCGGTTCGCTTGCGGGATGCAAACCAAAAAATTGCAGATATGCAGGCGGAACTGGATGCGGCAAAAGAATAA
- a CDS encoding M48 family metallopeptidase, whose translation MNIYFAVIITSLIISWLLGVISDFLNARAMTPAPPNEFRDVFDADTYRQSQEYTRASMKFSSLTDSFNTAIILIVILFGGFNLLDQIIRSFGLSALSTGLIYIGALGLISGTMSLPFEAYHTFVLEKEFGFNTTSVKTFITDRLKGLFLTGLIGGILVAAILLFLREAGQYAWLYCWGFAVAISLGLTYIAPTWILPMFNKFTPLEKGELRSALETYAKSVGFELSGIFVMDGSKRSTKSNAFFTGFGKRRRIALFDTLIKEMTVDEIVAVLAHEVGHAKLGHIKKRLFTGILKTGAIFYLMSLFLDSRPLFDAFGMEQVSVYAGLVFFVLLYTPLSLVLSVISNKVSRTHEYEADAFSATTTKHSGSMISALKKLSASNLSNLTPHPLTVWLGYSHPPVLDRIQALKTHNK comes from the coding sequence TTGAACATATACTTCGCGGTCATTATCACTTCTCTGATCATATCATGGCTGCTCGGCGTTATCTCTGATTTTTTGAATGCACGGGCCATGACACCCGCCCCGCCTAATGAATTCCGCGATGTCTTCGACGCTGACACATATCGACAGTCGCAAGAATACACCCGGGCTTCCATGAAATTTTCTTCTCTGACCGACTCGTTCAACACCGCTATCATTCTCATTGTCATCCTCTTCGGCGGCTTCAACTTACTAGACCAAATAATCCGCTCGTTCGGCTTGTCCGCGCTTTCTACCGGCCTGATATATATCGGAGCACTCGGACTCATCAGCGGGACCATGAGCCTCCCGTTTGAAGCCTATCATACATTTGTGCTGGAAAAGGAGTTTGGCTTCAACACGACTTCCGTAAAGACCTTTATTACGGATCGCCTCAAGGGGTTATTCCTGACCGGCCTGATCGGCGGTATCTTGGTGGCCGCGATCCTGCTCTTTCTACGAGAGGCCGGACAATACGCATGGTTGTATTGTTGGGGCTTTGCCGTGGCAATTTCGTTGGGGCTGACATACATAGCCCCGACGTGGATTTTGCCGATGTTCAACAAATTTACTCCGCTTGAAAAAGGCGAACTGCGATCGGCACTCGAAACATACGCCAAATCAGTGGGCTTCGAACTCTCTGGAATATTCGTGATGGACGGTTCTAAACGATCCACCAAAAGCAACGCATTTTTCACGGGATTCGGCAAACGTCGCCGTATCGCTCTGTTTGATACGCTCATCAAGGAAATGACTGTAGACGAAATCGTCGCGGTGCTGGCGCACGAAGTCGGACATGCCAAGCTTGGACACATCAAGAAACGACTGTTCACCGGCATTCTCAAGACCGGGGCCATCTTCTATCTCATGTCCCTGTTTCTCGACTCTCGTCCGTTATTTGATGCCTTTGGCATGGAGCAAGTATCCGTCTATGCGGGACTCGTCTTTTTTGTCCTGCTGTACACACCGTTGTCACTGGTCCTGTCTGTAATTTCCAACAAAGTCTCCCGTACCCATGAATATGAAGCAGACGCCTTCTCCGCAACAACAACCAAGCATTCCGGCAGTATGATCTCGGCTTTGAAAAAACTCTCAGCCAGCAATCTGTCCAATCTGACCCCACACCCGCTAACAGTCTGGCTCGGATACAGTCATCCTCCGGTCCTTGACCGTATTCAGGCACTGAAAACGCACAACAAATAA
- a CDS encoding LysR family transcriptional regulator gives MLYLLMMELRQLKYFIAVAEELHFGRAAERCHIAQPPLSQQIKRLEEELGVILLERTSRKVSLTDEGSMFLAVARDTLCTLEGGIEKMHMMAEGLIGKLRVGFLSSGLHTDFFKGVTAFRKKYPGIMLDIREMQSSDQNNALRAGDLDVGLSHHCYANHYNLEAKTFMADRYFLAVHHEHPLVAKGHAGYPDIDKEPFIMFSRQHYPEAYDRAIGRYYKYGVQPRVVQEAKTHQTKLSLIAAGMGIGFVPERMCAALPDCVRMIPFDFQGEVHNTPLKLVWRKGDKSPTLKCFLEVLSGFCREVDDVANGCNT, from the coding sequence ATGTTGTACCTCTTGATGATGGAACTCAGACAGCTCAAATATTTTATTGCCGTGGCAGAGGAACTGCATTTCGGGCGGGCCGCCGAGCGGTGCCATATCGCGCAACCGCCGCTTTCCCAGCAGATCAAGCGACTCGAAGAAGAACTCGGTGTCATCTTGTTGGAACGGACCAGCCGGAAGGTGTCACTCACAGACGAAGGCAGTATGTTTCTTGCCGTGGCACGCGACACCTTGTGTACGCTTGAAGGCGGTATCGAGAAAATGCACATGATGGCCGAGGGCCTTATCGGTAAGTTGCGGGTCGGTTTTCTCAGTTCCGGGTTGCACACTGATTTTTTCAAAGGTGTGACCGCGTTTCGAAAAAAATATCCCGGCATCATGCTGGATATTCGCGAGATGCAGTCCTCCGACCAGAACAACGCCCTACGCGCAGGTGATCTCGATGTAGGGTTGTCGCATCACTGCTATGCCAATCACTATAATCTCGAAGCCAAAACATTCATGGCGGATCGTTATTTTCTGGCAGTGCATCATGAGCATCCGCTTGTCGCCAAGGGACATGCGGGCTACCCGGACATCGACAAGGAACCGTTTATCATGTTCTCGCGGCAGCATTACCCGGAAGCCTATGATCGCGCTATTGGTCGCTATTATAAGTATGGCGTTCAGCCCCGTGTTGTGCAGGAAGCCAAGACGCACCAGACAAAGCTTTCCCTCATTGCCGCAGGTATGGGTATCGGTTTTGTACCCGAGCGTATGTGTGCCGCGCTTCCCGATTGTGTCCGTATGATTCCTTTCGATTTTCAAGGCGAAGTACACAACACTCCCCTTAAGCTTGTTTGGCGCAAGGGCGACAAGTCCCCGACGCTCAAATGCTTTCTTGAAGTGCTCAGTGGATTTTGTCGTGAAGTCGATGATGTCGCAAACGGCTGTAATACGTAG
- a CDS encoding helix-turn-helix transcriptional regulator: protein MGIIIDLDVMLARRKTSSKELAEAVGITPQNLSILKTGKAKAIRFTTLDAICKHLDCQPGDILRYETDEVTESE from the coding sequence ATGGGTATCATCATTGACCTTGATGTCATGCTGGCGAGACGCAAAACCAGCTCAAAAGAACTGGCGGAAGCCGTGGGTATCACCCCTCAAAACCTTTCTATCCTGAAGACAGGCAAGGCAAAGGCTATCCGCTTCACCACACTGGATGCCATCTGCAAACATCTGGACTGCCAACCCGGCGATATATTGCGCTACGAAACCGACGAAGTAACTGAATCGGAATAA
- a CDS encoding DUF2975 domain-containing protein: MNERIQKFAKFFRAIFLVALIASPLIVGSIWLTGGEIMLMDDDNPSMAIEFLTEDLGIDEAHAPAYPLAWSTRLLGLGVDMLPTAIGMLSLWWLVQLFSCFAAGEIFTRNTVMYIRRTGWTMLIGVCVGPIHEALLTLVLTINNPPGERMISISLDSANFEEVVIAGVIILVSWIMEEGRKLREVNELTV; the protein is encoded by the coding sequence ATGAACGAACGTATTCAAAAATTTGCCAAATTTTTCCGCGCGATATTCCTTGTTGCCCTTATTGCAAGCCCGCTGATTGTGGGAAGCATCTGGCTGACTGGCGGCGAAATAATGCTCATGGATGATGATAACCCTTCAATGGCCATCGAATTCCTGACTGAGGATTTGGGTATAGATGAAGCGCACGCACCGGCTTACCCGCTGGCGTGGAGCACCCGTCTTCTTGGACTGGGTGTTGATATGCTCCCAACGGCCATAGGCATGCTTTCCTTGTGGTGGCTGGTTCAACTGTTCAGTTGCTTTGCTGCGGGTGAAATATTCACGCGAAACACGGTCATGTATATTCGTCGCACGGGTTGGACCATGCTGATTGGCGTCTGCGTCGGACCGATACACGAGGCTTTGCTGACCCTTGTTTTGACCATCAACAACCCACCGGGAGAACGTATGATATCCATATCATTGGACTCGGCCAACTTTGAAGAAGTGGTTATAGCCGGTGTCATCATACTGGTGAGTTGGATCATGGAAGAGGGCCGTAAACTCCGCGAAGTGAACGAGCTGACGGTTTAG
- a CDS encoding PH domain-containing protein — protein sequence MGFLDGLMGNATEVSVEEIEQELSPILGNNEHVERAFKVVRDMYIFTSGRLILIDKQGLTGKKVDYLSIPYRSISTFSVESAGHFDLESELTLWVSGRHDPIKKELKKGSDVVGIQKLLANKILK from the coding sequence ATGGGATTTTTAGATGGATTGATGGGGAATGCAACGGAAGTAAGTGTCGAGGAAATCGAGCAGGAACTTTCCCCTATTCTCGGCAACAATGAGCACGTCGAGCGCGCCTTCAAAGTCGTGCGTGATATGTATATCTTCACCTCCGGTCGTCTGATTCTTATCGACAAACAAGGACTCACAGGCAAAAAAGTCGATTATCTCTCCATACCCTATCGCTCAATCTCAACTTTCAGTGTCGAGTCCGCAGGCCATTTCGATCTCGAATCAGAGCTTACACTCTGGGTTTCCGGGCGGCACGATCCCATCAAAAAAGAACTCAAAAAAGGCAGCGACGTGGTCGGTATTCAGAAATTACTGGCTAATAAGATTTTGAAATAG
- the groL gene encoding chaperonin GroEL (60 kDa chaperone family; promotes refolding of misfolded polypeptides especially under stressful conditions; forms two stacked rings of heptamers to form a barrel-shaped 14mer; ends can be capped by GroES; misfolded proteins enter the barrel where they are refolded when GroES binds): protein MAKEILFDAKAREKLKAGVDKLADAVKVTLGPKGRNVVMEKSFGSPVITKDGVSVAKEIELEDKFENMGAQMVKEVASKTSDVAGDGTTTATVLAQAIFTEGVKLVAAGRSPMSIKRGIDKAVEAIVADLEKVAKPTRDQKEIAQVGTISANNDATIGNIIAEAMNKVGKEGVITVEEAKGLDTTLDVVEGMQFDRGYLSPYFVTNTERMTCEMEEPLILINEKKISNMKELLPVLEQCAKMSKPLMIIAEDIEGEALATLVVNKLRGTLNVVAIKAPGFGERRKAMLKDIATLTGGRVVSEDLGIKIENLTVNDLGSCKRVVIDKENTVIVDGAGKAEEIKSRISQIRAEIADSSSDYDREKLQERLAKIVGGVAVINVGAATETEMKEKKARVEDALNATRAAVEEGIVPGGGVVLARSGAAALKVKAADDDEQAGINIICRAVEEPLRQIAANAGLEGSIVVEKIKEGKGGMGYNAATDKYEDLIKAGVIDPKKVTRTALQNAASVAGLLLTTECAIADKPEPAGAGGMPAGMPGGMGGGMPGMGGMGGMY from the coding sequence ATGGCGAAAGAAATACTTTTCGATGCCAAGGCCCGTGAAAAACTGAAAGCGGGTGTTGACAAACTGGCTGACGCAGTCAAAGTCACCCTCGGACCCAAGGGCCGTAACGTTGTGATGGAGAAGTCCTTCGGCTCCCCCGTCATCACCAAGGACGGCGTGTCCGTTGCCAAGGAAATCGAGCTGGAAGACAAGTTCGAAAACATGGGCGCACAGATGGTCAAGGAAGTTGCCTCCAAGACTTCCGATGTTGCCGGTGACGGCACCACCACTGCTACCGTTCTGGCACAGGCTATCTTCACCGAAGGCGTAAAGCTCGTTGCCGCCGGTCGCTCCCCCATGTCCATCAAGCGCGGTATCGACAAAGCTGTCGAAGCCATCGTCGCTGATCTGGAAAAAGTCGCCAAACCGACCCGTGACCAGAAAGAAATCGCCCAGGTTGGCACCATCTCCGCCAACAACGATGCTACCATCGGTAACATCATCGCCGAAGCCATGAACAAGGTCGGTAAAGAAGGCGTTATCACCGTAGAAGAAGCCAAAGGTCTGGACACCACCCTCGACGTCGTCGAAGGCATGCAGTTCGATCGCGGCTACCTCTCCCCCTACTTTGTCACCAACACCGAACGCATGACCTGCGAAATGGAAGAGCCCCTCATTCTCATCAACGAGAAGAAGATCTCCAACATGAAGGAACTCCTGCCCGTACTCGAACAGTGCGCCAAGATGTCCAAGCCGCTCATGATCATCGCTGAAGACATCGAAGGCGAAGCTCTGGCTACCCTCGTGGTCAACAAGCTGCGTGGCACCCTGAACGTCGTCGCCATCAAAGCCCCCGGCTTCGGTGAACGTCGCAAGGCCATGCTCAAAGATATCGCTACCCTCACCGGTGGCCGGGTCGTTTCCGAGGATCTCGGCATCAAGATCGAAAACCTCACAGTCAACGACCTCGGTTCCTGCAAGCGCGTTGTCATCGACAAAGAAAACACCGTCATCGTTGACGGCGCTGGCAAAGCCGAAGAAATCAAGTCCCGTATCTCCCAGATCCGCGCTGAAATCGCTGACTCCTCCTCCGACTACGATCGCGAAAAGCTCCAGGAGCGCCTCGCCAAGATCGTCGGTGGTGTCGCAGTCATCAACGTCGGCGCCGCTACAGAGACCGAGATGAAAGAAAAGAAAGCCCGCGTCGAAGACGCACTGAACGCCACTCGCGCTGCCGTCGAAGAAGGCATCGTCCCCGGCGGCGGTGTTGTCCTCGCTCGTTCCGGCGCCGCTGCCCTCAAAGTCAAGGCAGCTGACGACGACGAACAGGCCGGTATCAACATCATCTGCCGCGCTGTCGAAGAGCCCCTTCGCCAGATCGCCGCTAATGCTGGTCTCGAAGGCTCCATCGTCGTTGAGAAGATCAAGGAAGGCAAAGGTGGCATGGGCTACAACGCCGCTACCGACAAATACGAAGACCTCATCAAGGCCGGTGTCATCGATCCTAAAAAGGTCACCCGCACCGCTCTCCAGAACGCCGCGTCCGTCGCTGGTCTGCTGCTCACCACTGAGTGCGCTATCGCAGACAAGCCCGAACCCGCTGGCGCTGGCGGAATGCCCGCCGGTATGCCCGGTGGAATGGGCGGCGGAATGCCCGGAATGGGCGGCATGGGCGGCATGTACTAA
- the groES gene encoding co-chaperone GroES: MELKPLNDRVLVKRLEMEEKTAGGIYIPDSAKEKPMKGEIVAAGPGKPNDAGDRVALTVKVGDSVLFAKYAGMEINIEGVEHLVMREEDILAIVD; encoded by the coding sequence ATGGAACTGAAACCGCTGAACGACCGCGTCTTGGTCAAGCGTCTGGAAATGGAAGAGAAAACCGCGGGTGGCATCTACATCCCGGATTCTGCCAAGGAAAAGCCCATGAAGGGTGAAATCGTCGCTGCCGGTCCCGGCAAGCCGAACGACGCTGGCGACCGCGTTGCCCTGACCGTTAAGGTCGGCGATTCCGTGCTGTTTGCCAAATACGCCGGAATGGAAATCAACATCGAAGGCGTGGAACATCTGGTCATGCGCGAGGAAGACATCCTCGCTATCGTCGACTAG
- a CDS encoding GNAT family N-acyltransferase — translation MEDRIAGPIFNLDSPFADPVRHTLFSMLKKPLAKVLRLDTLNSMYSTLHEKGGDASFVEQTLDMLGVKFSVDGQPVNRVPKTGPLVAVCNHPFGVLEGLLLVRVLREVRSDIKIMANFMLGMIPEMDDLIIEVDPFGNLGSTKKNIAGLKACMRWLKGGGMLVVFPAGEVSSLKVKKGMVADPKWSPMIGRIIRKTGANALPVFFDGRNSGLFQTLGLIHPRLRTMLLPHENLRHASKDVIRMGLGSTIASEKMREFDSDQELVDYLRFRTYLLRKDKKPRFNFKPREVSRKLDPIANSRGKHILASEVASLPDENILIENTEFVVFHANAEQIPRILREIGIRREETFRQVGEGTGRAMDIDEFDDTYRHLVLWNRTDREVAGAYRFGLTDEILKQQGGKGLYTSTLFKYRESFLHELGPALEMGRSFITPKYQKSYQPLLLLWKGVAEFVVQNPKYTRLFGCVSISSEYSGVSRELIMGFMERHSSLPELAQMALPKRPPKVRKLKKVDFTLPDNMFDDPADVADCVRDVEDGRSIPVLLKQYLKLGGKIIGFNVDPDFGDCLDGLILVDLMKSDPKVLGRFMGKEGVQQFLAANTGAGVLSLRDTNAAA, via the coding sequence ATGGAAGATCGCATAGCCGGTCCGATTTTCAATCTTGATTCGCCTTTTGCCGACCCTGTTCGTCACACCCTGTTTTCCATGCTCAAGAAGCCGCTTGCCAAGGTGCTTCGGCTTGATACGTTGAATTCCATGTATTCGACGCTTCACGAAAAGGGCGGCGATGCTTCGTTTGTGGAGCAGACATTGGATATGCTCGGCGTGAAGTTTTCCGTGGACGGCCAGCCCGTGAACCGAGTGCCAAAGACCGGGCCGCTGGTCGCGGTGTGTAACCATCCATTTGGCGTACTGGAGGGGCTTTTGCTCGTCCGGGTTTTGCGTGAGGTTCGGTCGGACATTAAGATTATGGCGAATTTTATGCTCGGAATGATTCCCGAGATGGACGACTTGATTATCGAGGTTGATCCGTTCGGGAACCTCGGCTCCACCAAGAAGAATATAGCCGGACTCAAGGCGTGTATGCGCTGGCTCAAGGGCGGCGGTATGCTCGTGGTCTTTCCGGCGGGAGAAGTGTCCAGCCTCAAGGTCAAGAAAGGGATGGTGGCCGATCCAAAATGGAGTCCCATGATCGGCAGGATTATTCGCAAGACCGGAGCCAACGCGCTACCGGTCTTTTTTGATGGCCGCAATTCCGGACTGTTTCAGACGCTTGGTTTGATCCATCCTCGTTTGCGAACCATGCTCTTGCCGCATGAGAACCTGCGTCATGCCTCGAAGGATGTCATCCGTATGGGGCTTGGCTCGACCATTGCCAGCGAGAAGATGCGCGAGTTCGATAGTGATCAGGAGTTGGTGGATTACCTACGGTTCCGCACCTACTTGTTGCGTAAGGACAAGAAGCCGCGTTTCAATTTCAAGCCGCGTGAAGTCAGCCGGAAGTTGGACCCCATCGCCAATTCGCGGGGCAAGCATATTTTAGCCAGTGAGGTCGCTAGTCTGCCGGACGAGAATATCTTGATAGAGAACACGGAATTTGTGGTGTTCCATGCCAACGCCGAACAGATTCCCCGGATTCTCCGCGAGATTGGTATCCGGCGCGAAGAGACGTTTCGTCAGGTGGGCGAAGGCACGGGCAGGGCCATGGATATCGACGAGTTTGACGATACATACCGTCATCTCGTGTTGTGGAATCGCACTGATCGGGAAGTTGCCGGTGCGTATCGATTCGGCCTGACTGATGAGATTCTCAAACAGCAGGGCGGCAAAGGGCTGTATACCTCAACCCTGTTTAAATACCGAGAGAGCTTTTTGCACGAGCTTGGTCCCGCCCTTGAAATGGGCCGGTCATTCATCACGCCGAAATATCAGAAAAGCTACCAGCCGTTGCTACTGTTGTGGAAGGGCGTCGCCGAGTTTGTTGTGCAGAATCCGAAGTACACCCGACTGTTCGGCTGTGTGTCCATATCCAGTGAATACTCCGGTGTGTCTCGTGAGTTGATCATGGGGTTTATGGAGCGTCATTCATCCCTGCCGGAGCTGGCGCAAATGGCGTTACCCAAGCGGCCACCCAAGGTCAGGAAACTCAAGAAAGTGGATTTCACGTTGCCTGATAATATGTTCGACGATCCAGCCGACGTTGCGGATTGCGTGCGTGATGTGGAAGACGGCCGATCCATTCCGGTTTTGCTCAAGCAATACCTCAAGCTGGGCGGGAAGATTATCGGCTTCAATGTTGACCCTGATTTCGGCGACTGTCTGGACGGGTTGATTCTGGTGGACCTCATGAAATCCGACCCCAAAGTGCTGGGCCGATTCATGGGGAAAGAGGGTGTGCAGCAATTTCTGGCAGCCAATACGGGCGCGGGCGTTTTGTCTCTTCGCGACACCAATGCGGCGGCCTGA
- a CDS encoding queuosine precursor transporter: MKTFERKAYVLLISLFIGGLVVAAIISSKIITIFGLAVPAGVLAYSITFAVSDVISEVWGEELANEAVTCGFITLIFITGIAWLAVYWPAAPFWQNQKAFAGVIGNTPRIVVASLLAYVVSQKHDIWLFHLLKRRMNGRSLWLRNNLSTMASQLIDSTIFVTVAFYGILPLGEVIIGQWLVKLLIAALDTPVVYMLVALIRGKVRPVTA, encoded by the coding sequence ATGAAAACCTTCGAACGCAAGGCGTATGTCTTGCTCATTAGCCTGTTTATCGGCGGGCTGGTTGTCGCTGCGATCATCTCCAGCAAAATCATCACTATTTTTGGCCTTGCCGTACCCGCCGGAGTGCTGGCGTATTCCATCACCTTTGCCGTTTCCGATGTCATCAGCGAAGTGTGGGGCGAGGAACTGGCAAACGAAGCCGTGACCTGCGGATTCATAACCCTCATCTTCATCACGGGAATCGCATGGCTGGCCGTCTACTGGCCCGCAGCACCTTTCTGGCAGAATCAGAAAGCGTTCGCAGGGGTTATCGGCAACACGCCACGGATCGTTGTTGCTTCGCTCTTGGCCTATGTCGTGAGCCAAAAGCATGACATCTGGCTCTTCCATCTGCTGAAACGCCGCATGAACGGCCGCTCCCTGTGGCTTCGCAACAATCTCTCCACCATGGCCTCACAGCTCATAGATTCGACCATCTTTGTCACCGTCGCCTTTTACGGCATCCTCCCTCTGGGAGAAGTCATTATCGGACAATGGCTGGTAAAACTGCTGATTGCGGCACTCGATACCCCCGTGGTCTACATGCTCGTCGCGCTTATCCGAGGAAAAGTCCGGCCCGTCACCGCGTAA
- the queF gene encoding preQ(1) synthase codes for MMSKSQDKTSHLQTLGEGGQTKYQMDSPNPGILEAFPNNYPGRPYVVSISFPEYTSLCPMTGQPDFGTIVMEYIPDQKIVESKSFKLYMFAYRNHQSFMETLTNKMLDDFVEVLDPLWCRVKGLFAPRGATDLHVFAEHYKADSPQAEQVKELVSDWKKEVGKHTA; via the coding sequence ATCATGTCAAAAAGCCAAGATAAAACCAGCCACCTGCAAACCCTCGGTGAGGGTGGACAAACCAAATACCAGATGGATTCGCCCAATCCCGGGATTCTCGAAGCCTTTCCGAACAATTATCCCGGCCGACCATACGTGGTGTCCATTTCATTCCCGGAATATACATCGCTTTGCCCCATGACAGGCCAGCCCGACTTCGGAACCATTGTCATGGAGTATATCCCGGACCAGAAAATTGTCGAATCAAAGAGTTTCAAGCTTTATATGTTTGCCTATCGTAACCATCAATCCTTCATGGAAACATTGACCAACAAGATGCTCGACGACTTCGTGGAAGTTCTCGATCCTCTCTGGTGCCGGGTCAAAGGACTCTTTGCCCCCCGAGGCGCCACGGATTTGCACGTCTTTGCGGAACACTACAAAGCGGATTCCCCTCAAGCCGAACAAGTAAAAGAGCTTGTCTCGGACTGGAAAAAGGAAGTCGGCAAACACACTGCCTAG
- a CDS encoding pentapeptide repeat-containing protein — MIKNSNRKHLADKLVSDDISGGNYSNYLMERVAAKGKKFESVNFQYTIFDTCYFRRCVFVKCNFTGCRFIGCNFNGASFIGCTFDYSFFEKTTIDSSILDNCCPGFDNLKMRFARTLRMNFQEIGDAVAVNKAISVELAATENALLKSWNSNESYYREKYIGFERVLYFLRYLEFKFLDFVWGNGESLYKLFRATALILLFIAIKDAFVRHDPLDLRSYWTAVSASPQLFLGTILPKEYSTGYLSFIHFTRLIILGLFMTILIKRFNRR, encoded by the coding sequence ATGATTAAAAATAGTAATAGAAAACACTTGGCCGACAAACTTGTTTCTGATGACATTTCAGGTGGAAATTACTCTAACTACTTGATGGAGAGAGTTGCAGCCAAAGGGAAAAAATTCGAATCGGTTAACTTTCAATACACTATTTTTGACACATGCTATTTCCGTAGATGCGTCTTTGTTAAATGCAACTTTACAGGATGTAGATTTATAGGGTGCAACTTTAATGGTGCAAGTTTTATTGGCTGCACCTTTGACTACTCTTTCTTTGAAAAAACAACTATAGACTCCAGCATTCTAGACAACTGCTGCCCCGGATTCGACAATTTAAAGATGAGATTTGCAAGAACTCTCAGAATGAACTTCCAAGAGATTGGGGATGCTGTAGCTGTAAACAAAGCTATAAGTGTTGAACTAGCAGCAACAGAGAATGCGCTTCTAAAATCATGGAACTCCAACGAGTCATACTATAGAGAAAAGTACATAGGCTTTGAAAGGGTCTTGTACTTTTTACGTTATCTTGAATTTAAGTTTTTAGACTTTGTATGGGGTAATGGGGAAAGCCTGTATAAGCTTTTTCGAGCAACGGCATTGATACTACTTTTTATAGCTATCAAGGACGCATTCGTCCGCCATGATCCACTTGACTTACGAAGCTACTGGACAGCAGTCAGCGCATCTCCGCAATTATTTCTAGGAACAATACTTCCCAAAGAATATAGCACCGGCTACTTGTCGTTTATCCATTTCACGAGGCTTATAATTTTAGGCCTATTTATGACAATTCTAATCAAAAGATTTAACAGAAGATGA